A genomic stretch from uncultured Pseudodesulfovibrio sp. includes:
- a CDS encoding DnaA/Hda family protein: MKEPFRQHLLQTCSDDDLKRWFDPLQFEYSEENKRLTVGFPHTFFAKWFENDIQDKFEAQLNLFFGNGYLVSYKDSDVSEKTQGVQVADVVKRIDFPFGQEFTFETFLINKKNYFPIASAKEVAKQTGSLFNPFIICGPGGSGKTHLLKSVGNEISKKNDYSTIFMGSMDELNSLYSIRFKGDPFKARNYLFEYEFLFIDDFHKIKEHPHFQQELVNIFNHFYDNKKQMVLACREKVTSYDFLDDSLQSRLGWGLIVTLKEPDLEIRVGYIQRQARAKRLTLTKDQILTLAQRFTDFRYLQGILLKLFAFKELVKQDLTQKDFENILANTEEKTTDDLTPKKILNVVSEHFNIHVKDLIGTKRHQHIAQARQVAMYLCRQMLNTSYPALGRSFGGKDHSTVLYSVKKIEQLQEDDFELKQLLKTLKNKCRM; encoded by the coding sequence GTGAAAGAGCCTTTTCGTCAACACCTCCTCCAAACATGCTCGGATGATGATCTCAAGCGTTGGTTTGACCCTTTGCAATTTGAATATTCAGAGGAAAACAAAAGACTGACCGTAGGATTTCCTCATACATTTTTTGCCAAATGGTTCGAGAATGATATCCAGGACAAATTTGAAGCCCAGCTCAACCTGTTTTTTGGAAACGGCTATCTCGTCAGCTACAAGGACAGTGACGTCTCCGAAAAAACTCAAGGCGTGCAGGTTGCCGATGTGGTCAAACGCATCGACTTTCCCTTTGGTCAGGAATTTACCTTTGAAACTTTTCTGATCAACAAGAAAAACTACTTCCCCATTGCTTCAGCCAAGGAAGTCGCCAAGCAGACTGGATCACTGTTCAACCCATTCATTATCTGCGGCCCGGGTGGTTCGGGAAAAACCCACCTCCTCAAATCCGTGGGCAATGAAATAAGCAAAAAAAACGACTACTCCACTATCTTCATGGGTTCCATGGATGAGCTGAATTCACTCTACTCGATACGGTTCAAAGGTGATCCGTTCAAAGCACGTAACTATCTGTTCGAATATGAGTTTCTGTTTATTGACGACTTCCATAAAATTAAGGAACATCCACATTTCCAACAGGAACTTGTCAATATTTTCAATCACTTCTACGACAACAAAAAGCAGATGGTGCTGGCATGTCGTGAAAAGGTGACCAGTTACGATTTTCTTGACGACAGTCTCCAATCCCGCCTCGGCTGGGGTCTTATCGTCACCCTGAAAGAACCTGATCTGGAAATCCGTGTGGGTTATATTCAGCGTCAGGCGCGTGCAAAAAGGCTGACCCTTACCAAGGATCAGATTTTGACCTTGGCGCAGCGATTCACGGATTTTCGCTACTTACAGGGCATACTGCTCAAGCTGTTCGCATTTAAAGAACTGGTCAAACAAGACCTCACGCAAAAAGACTTTGAGAACATCCTTGCTAACACCGAGGAAAAGACCACGGATGATCTCACGCCAAAGAAGATTCTCAACGTGGTTTCTGAACATTTCAACATCCACGTCAAAGACCTTATCGGGACAAAACGGCATCAGCATATAGCCCAGGCCCGTCAGGTAGCCATGTATCTTTGCCGTCAGATGCTCAACACATCCTACCCGGCTCTGGGTAGATCTTTTGGTGGAAAGGACCACTCGACGGTTCTTTATTCTGTAAAAAAAATCGAACAATTACAGGAAGATGATTTTGAATTGAAACAACTGTTGAAAACGTTGAAGAATAAATGTCGCATGTAG
- the dnaN gene encoding DNA polymerase III subunit beta, translated as MFLKVNRDEIIEGLQKSANIIPAKTGAAFLRTIWLQCEDGNLNIMSTDSNLEFMGSYPAALEGDGLAGVQGRAFYDLVKQLKSGQGELTIRTDDENQNVLVEQKARKYKFPVNDPEWFQKFSNFPENGTVFWSGDFLHEIIDKISFCISDEDSMEAIACIYLVPREVMGEKKVEVCGLNGHQFAMLNFINDDIFAMLPEEGVLIQKKYLTELKKWLTADEIELAISDKRLFFRTGDKRETFTLPLSYYQYPNYNNFLAKLGDDSVSTLEVNRLDLVDALSRVALFNTDSNRCAYFTFDGSEVTISAQGQETGTARESIDASFNGDMQRIAFPTRNLIEILNHFNSDTVKFTLTGTEAPCGLTGVDDKDYQVIVMPMMIQEETYYTEENA; from the coding sequence ATGTTTCTGAAAGTGAACAGAGATGAAATCATTGAAGGGCTCCAGAAGTCGGCCAACATTATCCCGGCCAAAACAGGTGCCGCATTCCTCCGCACAATATGGCTGCAGTGCGAAGATGGAAATCTGAATATCATGAGCACGGACTCTAACCTTGAATTCATGGGTTCCTATCCGGCAGCTCTGGAAGGTGACGGTCTTGCCGGTGTTCAGGGACGTGCGTTCTATGATCTGGTTAAACAGCTCAAGAGCGGTCAGGGTGAACTGACCATCAGAACTGATGATGAAAATCAGAATGTCCTGGTGGAACAGAAAGCAAGAAAATACAAATTCCCGGTGAATGATCCGGAATGGTTTCAGAAGTTTTCAAATTTTCCTGAAAACGGTACTGTCTTTTGGTCCGGTGATTTTCTGCATGAGATCATCGACAAGATATCCTTCTGCATTTCTGATGAAGACTCCATGGAAGCGATTGCCTGCATCTATCTGGTACCGCGTGAAGTCATGGGTGAGAAGAAAGTCGAAGTCTGCGGTCTGAACGGTCATCAGTTCGCCATGCTTAATTTTATAAACGATGATATCTTCGCCATGCTTCCCGAAGAAGGCGTACTCATCCAGAAAAAGTATCTCACCGAGCTGAAGAAGTGGCTGACCGCTGATGAGATCGAGCTGGCCATATCCGACAAGCGCCTGTTTTTCCGTACGGGTGATAAGCGCGAAACCTTCACTCTTCCGCTGTCGTATTACCAGTACCCGAATTACAACAACTTCCTGGCGAAGCTGGGTGATGATTCCGTATCGACTCTTGAAGTCAACCGGCTGGATCTGGTGGATGCCCTGTCGCGTGTGGCACTGTTCAATACCGACTCCAATCGGTGCGCCTACTTCACCTTTGATGGCTCGGAAGTGACCATCTCCGCCCAGGGACAGGAGACTGGTACTGCGCGGGAATCCATTGACGCATCTTTCAACGGCGACATGCAGCGTATCGCCTTTCCGACCAGGAATCTCATTGAGATCCTGAACCACTTCAATTCCGATACCGTGAAGTTCACGTTGACTGGTACTGAGGCGCCCTGTGGCCTGACCGGCGTGGATGACAAAGACTATCAGGTGATCGTCATGCCCATGATGATCCAGGAAGAGACTTACTACACCGAGGAAAACGCATAA
- the gyrB gene encoding DNA topoisomerase (ATP-hydrolyzing) subunit B, with protein sequence MSEQNYNADSITVLEGLEAVRKRPAMYIGSTDIRGLHHLVYEVIDNSIDEAMAGYCDKIKVTLHMDNSCTVTDNGRGIPVDMHPKEGVPAVQVAMTTLHAGGKFDNDSYKVSGGLHGVGVSCVNALSEFMETTIKRNGTTYRIKFERGAVVHELEEVGPADSQGTTQRFRPDEDIFEVNQFDYDVLRKRFKELAYLNSGLEIEFKDERNPEAEAEKFKFDGGIVKYVKDLNANLSTIGEIVYGEGESENMIVEFALQYTAAYKENTYTFANNIRTIEGGTHLAGYKTALTRAINNYIQNGDLPKKLVKRLTGDDVREGLTSVISVKLPDPQFEGQTKTKLGNSEAAGLVAGVIYEKLNTFFEENPKEARFIIEKVVDASRAREAARKARDLVRRKGALSDNSLPGKLADCQSKKPEESEIFIVEGDSAGGSAKQGRDPRCQAILPLRGKILNVEKTRMHKMLGNKEIRAMITALGIGIGSDEEEKDYNKLRYHKVVIMTDADVDGSHIRTLLLTFFFRQYEELINRGNLYIAQPPLYRAHKGKFEKFIKDDIELDNFLLEKIGTDLIIESEKMNFAGSELMELMGKARFLRTKFGEAETVGIEPALYHKLLNFPDRISYTYFEDNDPEVFKKDFETNGFKVFIETERDLELEKDRTYIIFENDNGHRTRLAMEFFYSKLYKQGFKTYGEIRDTCGGFEFTLKMKEGERSISGIFGLYDAVIEEAHRGWSIQRYKGLGEMNPDQLWETTMHPEKRTMLQVHIEDAAAANDIFMDLMGDNVEPRREFIEKNALSVQELDI encoded by the coding sequence ATGAGCGAACAAAACTACAACGCCGATTCAATCACTGTCCTTGAAGGACTTGAGGCTGTTCGAAAACGGCCTGCCATGTATATCGGTTCGACCGATATTCGTGGTCTCCACCACCTGGTCTATGAAGTCATCGACAACTCCATCGATGAAGCCATGGCCGGGTACTGCGACAAGATCAAGGTCACTCTGCATATGGACAACTCCTGCACGGTCACTGATAACGGCCGTGGTATTCCTGTTGATATGCATCCGAAAGAAGGCGTTCCTGCGGTTCAGGTTGCCATGACCACCCTTCATGCCGGTGGTAAATTTGACAATGATTCATACAAGGTTTCCGGCGGATTGCATGGTGTTGGTGTTTCATGTGTCAACGCCTTGTCCGAATTCATGGAAACAACCATCAAACGCAACGGTACGACGTATCGCATCAAATTCGAGCGCGGTGCCGTTGTCCATGAACTTGAAGAAGTCGGTCCGGCCGATTCGCAGGGAACCACACAGCGTTTCCGTCCTGATGAAGACATTTTCGAGGTCAATCAATTTGACTACGATGTGCTCAGAAAACGTTTCAAGGAACTGGCGTACCTGAACTCCGGTTTGGAAATCGAGTTCAAGGACGAGCGTAACCCCGAAGCTGAAGCGGAAAAATTCAAGTTCGATGGTGGAATCGTCAAATACGTCAAGGATCTCAACGCGAATTTGAGCACCATTGGCGAAATCGTGTATGGCGAAGGCGAATCCGAAAACATGATTGTCGAATTCGCATTACAGTATACGGCGGCATACAAGGAAAATACTTACACCTTTGCCAACAACATTCGTACCATTGAAGGTGGCACACACCTGGCCGGTTACAAAACCGCGCTGACACGCGCCATCAACAACTATATCCAGAACGGCGACCTGCCGAAGAAACTGGTCAAGCGACTGACTGGCGATGATGTTCGTGAAGGACTGACCTCCGTCATTTCCGTCAAGCTGCCTGATCCGCAGTTCGAGGGACAGACCAAGACCAAGCTGGGTAACTCCGAAGCTGCCGGTCTGGTCGCGGGTGTCATCTATGAAAAGCTGAATACTTTCTTTGAAGAGAATCCCAAGGAAGCACGATTCATCATCGAAAAGGTCGTTGATGCATCCCGCGCCCGTGAAGCTGCCCGCAAGGCCCGTGATCTGGTTCGACGCAAGGGAGCCCTTTCCGACAACTCGCTTCCGGGTAAACTGGCTGACTGCCAATCCAAGAAACCCGAGGAATCTGAAATATTCATTGTTGAGGGTGATTCTGCAGGTGGTTCGGCCAAACAGGGCCGAGATCCTCGGTGTCAGGCTATCCTTCCGCTGCGTGGTAAAATTCTCAACGTCGAGAAAACCCGTATGCACAAGATGCTCGGCAACAAGGAAATTCGTGCAATGATCACGGCCCTTGGTATCGGCATCGGCAGCGATGAAGAAGAAAAAGATTACAACAAGCTGCGCTATCACAAGGTCGTTATCATGACTGATGCTGATGTTGACGGCTCCCACATTCGTACCCTGCTGCTGACATTCTTCTTCAGGCAGTACGAGGAGCTGATCAACCGAGGCAACCTGTATATAGCCCAGCCGCCACTGTATCGTGCCCACAAGGGCAAGTTCGAAAAATTCATCAAGGACGATATCGAACTTGATAACTTCCTGCTGGAAAAAATCGGCACTGATCTGATTATTGAATCAGAGAAAATGAACTTCGCAGGCAGTGAACTCATGGAACTGATGGGCAAAGCCCGATTCCTTCGGACCAAGTTCGGCGAAGCTGAAACCGTTGGAATTGAGCCGGCCTTGTATCACAAGTTGCTCAACTTCCCTGACAGGATTTCTTATACGTACTTTGAGGACAACGATCCTGAAGTATTCAAAAAGGATTTTGAAACCAATGGGTTTAAGGTCTTTATTGAGACTGAACGTGATCTGGAACTGGAGAAAGACCGCACCTACATCATTTTTGAAAATGATAACGGACACCGTACTCGACTGGCTATGGAGTTCTTTTACTCCAAGCTCTACAAGCAGGGCTTCAAGACCTATGGAGAGATTCGGGATACGTGCGGCGGGTTCGAGTTCACTCTCAAGATGAAAGAGGGTGAGAGGTCCATTTCCGGCATTTTCGGGCTATATGACGCTGTCATCGAAGAGGCTCACAGAGGTTGGTCGATCCAGCGCTACAAAGGTCTGGGTGAAATGAACCCGGATCAGCTTTGGGAAACCACCATGCATCCCGAGAAGCGAACCATGCTTCAGGTGCATATTGAAGACGCGGCCGCGGCCAACGATATCTTCATGGACCTCATGGGTGACAACGTGGAACCCCGCAGGGAATTCATCGAAAAGAATGCACTGTCCGTGCAAGAACTGGATATTTAA
- the gyrA gene encoding DNA gyrase subunit A: MNDTITIESELKKSYLEYSLSVIIGRAIPDVRDGLKPVHRRILFAMHDLGNYHNRAYKKSARVVGDVIGKYHPHGDSAVYDALVRMAQDFSMRDMLVDGQGNFGSIDGDSAAAMRYTEVRMAKLCGEFLGDIEKQTVDFNPNYDNTMQEPSVLPTKVPNLLLNGTTGIAVGMATNIPPHNLSELIDGCVHLLENPECTVESMMQFVKGPDFPTGGTVFGGQGLIDAYTTGRGSIKIRGVVEKEEADKGKKERIVIKEIPFALNKSTLVEKIAQLVHEKKVDGISDLRDESDRNGIRIVLDLKRGAIADIIINSLYKFTPLETSFGINMMAVVGKRPMLLNLKEVLQYFLEHRREVIIRRTKFDLDKCEKRVHILEGLRIALDNIDEVVKLIRASKSPEEARTSLMDRFELTEVQAKAILDMRLQKLTGLEQDKLLEELAELMKKIEYFRSILDNEAVLKGVIRDELGEIKENYSTPRKSELLQADLDSIDIEDLIADEETVITLSRRGYIKRTPLSNYTAQRRGGKGIAGVQTGDGDFIHTFMLTTNHQHLVLFTNLGKMFKIKVHQVPEGSRYAKGGHVNNLLPLEKDEHIATCLSLREFDDDRFFLFVTKKGMIKRSSIGLYGNCRTTGIRAVNLRDNDELMTVRELDRDVDCILASREGSAIRFNINDARPMGRATAGVKGMALRPNDEVVACVVTGDAERDQLLTVSEGGFGKRTSIDQYRSQTRGGKGILNMRLTNKTGKVISARMVNESDDVILLTTQNKVIRMSVSEVSQTRGRATQGVRLVRMDADNKVAGFDLVMDDEEELTEKQS; this comes from the coding sequence ATGAATGATACGATTACCATCGAAAGTGAACTCAAGAAAAGTTATCTTGAGTATTCCCTCTCTGTTATCATAGGCCGCGCCATCCCGGACGTGCGCGACGGGTTGAAACCCGTCCACAGGCGAATTCTGTTCGCCATGCATGATCTGGGGAACTACCATAATCGTGCCTACAAAAAGTCTGCTCGTGTGGTCGGTGACGTTATCGGTAAATACCATCCCCACGGTGACTCCGCAGTATACGATGCCTTGGTCCGTATGGCCCAGGACTTCTCCATGCGCGACATGCTGGTGGATGGTCAGGGTAACTTTGGTTCCATTGACGGCGATTCCGCGGCTGCAATGCGTTATACTGAAGTCCGTATGGCCAAGTTATGCGGTGAGTTTCTCGGCGACATCGAAAAGCAGACCGTTGACTTCAATCCCAACTACGACAACACCATGCAGGAGCCGTCTGTCCTGCCCACCAAGGTGCCGAACCTTCTTTTGAACGGTACCACTGGTATTGCCGTCGGTATGGCGACCAATATTCCGCCTCACAACCTGAGTGAACTCATCGACGGTTGTGTGCATTTGCTGGAAAATCCGGAATGCACTGTCGAATCCATGATGCAATTCGTCAAAGGTCCTGACTTCCCCACAGGTGGTACCGTGTTCGGCGGTCAGGGATTGATCGATGCCTATACCACAGGCCGAGGTTCCATCAAGATTCGCGGTGTTGTGGAAAAGGAAGAAGCCGATAAGGGCAAGAAAGAGCGGATCGTCATCAAGGAGATCCCTTTTGCTCTCAACAAATCCACACTGGTCGAAAAAATAGCCCAGCTGGTCCATGAGAAAAAGGTTGATGGCATTTCCGATCTTCGTGATGAATCAGACCGTAACGGTATCCGTATCGTTCTCGATTTGAAACGCGGCGCCATTGCCGACATCATCATCAACTCGCTCTACAAGTTCACACCGCTGGAAACCAGCTTCGGCATCAATATGATGGCAGTTGTTGGTAAACGACCCATGCTTTTGAATTTGAAGGAAGTATTACAATACTTCCTGGAGCATCGTCGTGAAGTTATCATCCGTCGGACCAAATTCGATCTCGATAAATGTGAAAAGCGCGTCCATATTCTGGAAGGCTTGCGCATTGCTCTCGACAACATTGATGAAGTGGTCAAGCTCATCCGCGCATCCAAGTCGCCGGAGGAAGCCCGTACTTCTCTCATGGATCGTTTCGAGTTGACCGAGGTTCAGGCTAAAGCCATCCTGGATATGCGTCTCCAGAAGCTCACAGGACTTGAGCAGGACAAGCTGCTTGAAGAATTGGCAGAGCTGATGAAGAAGATTGAATACTTCAGGTCCATCCTTGACAACGAGGCCGTTTTGAAGGGTGTCATTCGTGACGAACTTGGCGAGATCAAGGAAAACTATTCTACACCGCGTAAGTCCGAACTGCTGCAGGCAGACCTCGATTCCATTGATATCGAAGATCTTATTGCTGACGAAGAGACTGTCATTACTTTGTCCAGGCGCGGATATATCAAGCGCACCCCGCTGTCCAATTACACGGCACAGCGTCGCGGCGGCAAAGGTATTGCCGGTGTGCAGACAGGTGACGGCGACTTTATCCATACCTTCATGCTGACCACAAACCACCAGCATCTGGTGCTGTTCACCAACCTCGGCAAGATGTTCAAGATCAAGGTTCATCAGGTGCCGGAAGGCAGTCGTTATGCCAAGGGCGGTCATGTGAACAACCTGCTCCCGCTGGAGAAGGATGAACATATCGCAACCTGCCTGTCTCTGCGTGAGTTTGACGATGACAGATTCTTCCTGTTCGTGACCAAGAAGGGCATGATCAAGCGTTCCTCCATCGGGCTGTACGGCAATTGTCGCACGACCGGTATCAGGGCCGTGAATCTGCGTGATAATGACGAACTCATGACCGTACGCGAACTGGATAGGGATGTGGATTGCATCCTCGCCAGTCGTGAAGGTTCCGCTATCCGCTTCAACATCAATGATGCCAGACCCATGGGTCGTGCTACGGCAGGCGTCAAGGGTATGGCACTCAGGCCCAACGATGAGGTCGTAGCCTGTGTTGTCACTGGTGATGCTGAACGGGATCAATTGCTGACGGTTTCCGAAGGTGGATTCGGCAAGCGGACCTCCATCGACCAGTACCGGAGCCAGACTCGTGGCGGCAAGGGTATCCTGAATATGCGTCTCACCAACAAGACCGGTAAGGTCATCAGTGCGCGCATGGTCAACGAATCCGATGACGTGATTCTGCTCACCACGCAGAACAAGGTTATCCGCATGTCCGTATCCGAAGTCAGTCAGACACGAGGCCGTGCCACACAAGGTGTGCGTCTGGTGCGTATGGATGCTGACAACAAGGTGGCCGGTTTCGATCTGGTCATGGATGACGAAGAAGAACTCACTGAAAAACAGTCATAA
- a CDS encoding tetratricopeptide repeat protein translates to MSYSKGFYLEAEKEYERYLQAEPQGAFRKEAWDRLSEIAVTVKGEYDRAVVLLEAMYLELGDDPESGWKIMYQLGEVYSVLGNRLKAIESFEKCLLHAAKFPEKTTQTQLRMARLYREMGNYGQVAATLQNCADSAGSADDKAQCLYELAQSYSFISSWSQAKNALETLLGLQDISEETRALSIFLLADIYENDRDYAKAKSLLESIVDTYPNRRVVESRLANLPDVPLEPIPLVPPKN, encoded by the coding sequence ATGTCCTACTCCAAGGGATTCTATCTCGAGGCGGAAAAGGAATATGAGCGCTATTTGCAGGCGGAACCTCAAGGTGCCTTTCGCAAGGAGGCCTGGGATCGTTTGAGCGAAATAGCCGTTACGGTCAAAGGTGAATATGATCGGGCCGTGGTATTGCTTGAAGCCATGTATCTTGAACTCGGTGATGACCCCGAATCAGGCTGGAAAATAATGTACCAGCTTGGGGAAGTTTATTCCGTGTTGGGAAACAGACTCAAAGCGATAGAGTCTTTTGAAAAGTGTCTGCTGCATGCGGCAAAATTTCCTGAAAAGACCACACAGACGCAGTTGCGTATGGCGCGGTTGTATCGAGAGATGGGTAATTACGGACAGGTCGCAGCCACGCTGCAAAATTGTGCAGACAGTGCAGGCAGTGCCGACGACAAGGCGCAATGCCTCTATGAATTGGCGCAGAGTTACAGTTTCATATCAAGCTGGTCCCAGGCGAAAAACGCTCTTGAAACACTCCTTGGATTGCAGGATATATCTGAGGAAACCCGTGCGCTTTCGATTTTCCTTCTGGCGGATATTTATGAAAACGACCGTGATTACGCCAAAGCAAAATCATTGCTTGAATCCATTGTGGACACGTATCCCAATCGTCGGGTCGTGGAATCCAGATTGGCAAATCTGCCAGATGTGCCGCTGGAACCCATTCCGCTGGTACCACCGAAGAATTGA
- a CDS encoding glycosyltransferase family 4 protein: MKIALCTPFKPLDNPSVSGDVTIARDLVDTLGQLGHDIIVLPHFSAKKIYCRPGMWPGALLAVSRMEEAARGADCWLTFGSYYKVPDVFGPTATRRLGIPYFIVQASYAKNRGKKITTWPGYMLNKRAMLRADHIFCNRKNDVRGCSKLFSQSHYTPIRPGIPEGLLSQDSAAGARLRNSWATGNSVVIVTVAMMRSGVKEQGLRWMFDSCAELVAEGLDISLVVAGDGPCRVDLEARAKKLLGKRVRFLGKVDRHELGTVFSAGDMFAFPGIKESLGMVYLESQMCGLPVVATDDEGAPMVVAHGQTGLITKTNREDFTAGVRQLVSNPALRSELAARCAAYVREQHSAEINYQEMTRIMENIVRNGAGK; encoded by the coding sequence GTGAAGATTGCCTTGTGTACCCCGTTCAAACCGCTTGATAATCCGTCTGTCTCCGGCGACGTGACCATCGCGCGTGATCTGGTGGATACGCTCGGTCAGTTGGGGCATGATATTATAGTGCTGCCGCATTTTTCGGCCAAGAAAATCTATTGCAGGCCTGGCATGTGGCCTGGTGCTCTGCTGGCTGTGAGCCGCATGGAAGAGGCGGCCCGAGGTGCGGACTGCTGGCTGACCTTTGGCTCGTACTATAAGGTTCCTGATGTTTTTGGGCCTACCGCCACTCGCCGTTTGGGCATACCCTACTTCATTGTTCAGGCAAGTTACGCCAAAAATCGTGGTAAAAAGATCACGACATGGCCGGGGTACATGCTCAACAAACGGGCCATGCTCCGGGCTGACCATATTTTCTGTAATCGGAAGAACGATGTGCGTGGATGTTCCAAGCTGTTTTCACAGTCGCACTATACCCCAATTCGTCCGGGTATTCCCGAAGGATTGCTTTCGCAGGATTCTGCGGCAGGAGCGCGGCTGCGAAACTCATGGGCAACCGGAAATTCCGTTGTCATCGTGACTGTGGCCATGATGCGTTCCGGGGTCAAGGAACAGGGATTACGTTGGATGTTTGATTCCTGCGCCGAGCTTGTTGCTGAAGGGTTGGATATCTCGCTGGTGGTGGCTGGCGATGGACCGTGCCGTGTTGATCTGGAGGCCCGGGCAAAAAAACTGCTCGGCAAACGAGTCCGTTTTCTGGGCAAGGTGGATCGTCATGAACTGGGAACGGTTTTCAGTGCGGGTGACATGTTCGCATTTCCCGGTATCAAGGAAAGTCTGGGCATGGTTTATCTGGAATCCCAGATGTGCGGTCTGCCTGTGGTGGCGACCGATGACGAAGGTGCTCCCATGGTTGTGGCACATGGGCAGACAGGACTTATCACCAAAACGAACAGGGAAGATTTTACCGCAGGAGTCAGACAACTTGTCTCGAATCCTGCCTTGCGCAGCGAACTGGCAGCGCGGTGCGCCGCGTATGTCCGGGAGCAGCACAGCGCAGAAATAAACTATCAAGAAATGACGCGCATCATGGAAAATATTGTGCGCAATGGAGCCGGAAAATGA
- a CDS encoding histidine phosphatase family protein has product MTTYFCMRHGETDWNRESRIQGTTEIPLNDEGRSMARKWAERLADGGLEHILTSSLGRAKETAAIINEKLNLPVHEDPRLGEQDWGEWTGLTKEDLKEIRKQVKGQEYKGFDFCPPKGESRNDVLMRACDALIEFSEEHPGKSVLVVTHNGVLKCLAYALNGLEFMPDDPMPLEPYRLHRIECLENELAPGQFNMEL; this is encoded by the coding sequence ATGACCACGTATTTTTGTATGCGTCACGGGGAAACCGACTGGAATCGGGAGTCCCGCATTCAGGGTACCACTGAGATTCCCCTGAATGACGAAGGCCGTTCCATGGCTCGAAAATGGGCGGAAAGACTGGCTGACGGCGGACTGGAGCATATTTTGACCAGTTCTCTCGGACGGGCAAAGGAAACAGCCGCCATCATCAATGAAAAGCTCAATCTGCCTGTGCATGAAGACCCTCGGCTCGGAGAGCAGGACTGGGGTGAATGGACAGGTCTGACCAAGGAAGATCTGAAGGAAATCAGGAAGCAGGTGAAGGGGCAGGAATACAAGGGCTTTGATTTTTGCCCGCCCAAGGGCGAAAGCCGCAACGATGTTCTCATGCGAGCCTGTGACGCACTCATCGAATTTTCCGAGGAACACCCCGGTAAATCCGTGCTCGTAGTTACGCACAATGGCGTGCTCAAGTGCCTGGCCTATGCCTTGAACGGTCTGGAATTCATGCCGGATGATCCCATGCCCCTTGAACCATACCGGCTGCATCGGATCGAATGTCTGGAAAACGAGCTGGCCCCGGGCCAATTCAATATGGAGCTGTAA
- a CDS encoding glycosyltransferase — MRIVFYCQHVLGVGHMFRSLEIVKGLKDHEVILVTGGAEVDFDPPANMTQIQLPGLMMDSKFTRFIPLEEGAEVDEVLVRRLRQFKEIMTEYQPDIFMVELFPFGRKKFRFELLPILKKVRKGEYGKCKAVCSVRDILVEKNDMQRQVERVHGYLNPNFDHVLVHSDPNLVKLDETFPGVEGIVPEVHYTGYVARKPDPAQTAALADELNLGDTPLIVASVGGGHIGHDMLTGIMGASPILNETHPHKLVMFTGPYATEEHFQGLQEKAAAYKHITVKRFTKRFLAYLELARLSVSLGGYNTTMNLLATNTFGLMYPFLQNREQNMRARRIEEKGGLRVITSDDLEPTLLASHMAKALDKEAAPLGLDLNGGPNSARILEKVFERM, encoded by the coding sequence ATGCGTATTGTTTTCTACTGCCAACACGTTCTTGGCGTGGGGCACATGTTTCGTTCGCTTGAAATAGTCAAGGGACTCAAGGACCACGAAGTCATTCTGGTGACAGGCGGAGCCGAAGTGGATTTTGATCCGCCTGCCAACATGACGCAGATTCAGCTTCCCGGCTTGATGATGGACTCCAAGTTCACCCGGTTCATTCCGCTGGAGGAAGGCGCCGAAGTCGATGAAGTGCTGGTGCGTCGTCTGCGCCAGTTCAAGGAGATCATGACCGAGTATCAGCCGGATATATTCATGGTTGAGCTGTTTCCTTTTGGTCGCAAGAAATTCCGTTTTGAGCTGCTGCCTATTCTGAAGAAGGTCCGCAAGGGTGAATACGGCAAGTGCAAGGCCGTGTGCAGCGTGCGCGATATTCTTGTGGAAAAGAATGACATGCAGCGACAAGTCGAGCGCGTGCACGGGTACCTGAACCCGAACTTCGATCATGTACTGGTTCACTCCGACCCGAATCTGGTCAAGCTCGATGAGACTTTTCCCGGCGTGGAAGGCATCGTACCGGAAGTGCATTACACGGGCTATGTGGCTCGCAAGCCGGACCCTGCCCAGACAGCGGCTCTGGCGGATGAACTGAATCTGGGTGACACCCCGCTCATCGTCGCCTCGGTTGGCGGCGGGCATATCGGGCACGACATGCTCACCGGCATCATGGGCGCATCTCCCATCCTGAACGAAACCCATCCGCATAAACTGGTAATGTTCACTGGTCCCTATGCAACCGAAGAACATTTTCAGGGTTTGCAGGAAAAGGCAGCGGCTTACAAACACATCACGGTGAAACGCTTTACCAAACGATTCCTGGCGTACCTTGAACTGGCGCGGTTGTCCGTGTCGCTTGGCGGGTACAATACCACTATGAATCTGTTGGCAACCAACACCTTTGGTTTGATGTATCCCTTTCTTCAGAACCGTGAGCAGAACATGCGCGCACGCCGTATCGAGGAAAAAGGCGGTTTACGCGTCATTACTTCCGACGATCTTGAGCCGACGCTTCTCGCTTCGCACATGGCGAAAGCACTGGACAAGGAAGCCGCTCCACTTGGTCTCGATCTGAACGGTGGGCCGAACAGCGCCCGAATCCTGGAGAAGGTATTCGAGCGTATGTAG